A window of Campylobacter ureolyticus contains these coding sequences:
- a CDS encoding DUF3298 domain-containing protein, producing MRHFAEVKKITLNENLVKNKKLRLKIWDKVKENAYIEENKFKITENFKLNPYGITFVYGFYEIVSYSFGSLEAFFTFGEISEFLKDKFKYTNLFL from the coding sequence ATGAGACATTTTGCAGAGGTAAAAAAAATCACGCTTAACGAAAATTTAGTAAAAAATAAAAAACTTAGACTTAAAATTTGGGATAAAGTTAAAGAAAACGCTTACATAGAAGAAAATAAATTTAAAATAACTGAAAATTTTAAGCTAAATCCTTATGGTATAACTTTTGTCTATGGATTTTATGAAATCGTTTCATACTCTTTTGGAAGCCTTGAGGCATTTTTTACATTTGGTGAGATAAGTGAGTTTTTAAAAGATAAGTTTAAATACACAAATTTATTTTTATAA
- a CDS encoding tyrosine-type recombinase/integrase, protein MKYKLDYKDSVENSLIFWLCKFVRYKLSSLSNKELKDPKALNSVNLRLIKGAENFKELDGLVKEARNAGITGINTYFNPLKKVAKAIIYYEITSLKEINEEFLSEILASVTGGLSDATKKNYRIAVINFFTYLDKQNEENGTSHNYGIELKNWGGVSGSAGQKLPEYMSEEEVKEFLEAIEKSDFKANDHRNKLIIKIIIFTGIRVSEAINLKEKDFSEDGDLYVIRIRGKGNKYRIVMIKKHLIEEHLINLKINYLNKDGYLFVNGKGKPLTQAYISRIVEQILFKAGIRKAKNGAHMLRHTFATMLYKKQKDLVLVQEALGHASLNTSRIYTHFSSDKLRLAAKVADDLSKIE, encoded by the coding sequence TTGAAATACAAGCTTGATTATAAAGATAGTGTTGAAAACTCACTAATTTTTTGGCTTTGTAAATTTGTAAGATATAAATTAAGCTCTCTTTCAAATAAAGAATTAAAAGATCCAAAAGCTTTAAATAGCGTAAATTTACGCCTTATAAAAGGAGCTGAAAATTTTAAAGAGCTTGATGGTCTTGTAAAAGAAGCAAGAAATGCTGGAATCACAGGAATAAATACATATTTTAACCCGTTAAAAAAAGTTGCTAAAGCTATAATATATTATGAAATTACTAGTTTAAAAGAGATAAATGAGGAGTTTTTAAGCGAAATTTTAGCTAGCGTTACAGGCGGACTTAGTGATGCAACTAAGAAAAATTATAGGATTGCAGTAATTAATTTTTTTACATATTTAGACAAACAAAATGAAGAAAACGGGACTTCTCACAACTACGGAATTGAGTTAAAAAACTGGGGTGGAGTAAGTGGAAGTGCTGGGCAAAAACTTCCTGAATATATGAGCGAAGAAGAAGTTAAAGAGTTTTTAGAGGCAATTGAAAAAAGTGATTTTAAGGCAAATGATCATAGAAATAAATTAATTATAAAAATAATAATTTTTACAGGAATTAGAGTAAGTGAAGCAATAAATTTAAAAGAAAAAGATTTTAGTGAAGATGGGGATTTATATGTGATACGAATACGAGGCAAAGGAAATAAATATAGAATTGTCATGATAAAAAAACATCTAATTGAAGAACACTTAATAAACTTAAAAATAAATTACCTAAATAAAGATGGATATTTGTTTGTAAATGGCAAAGGAAAACCGCTAACTCAGGCATATATCAGTCGTATCGTGGAACAAATTTTATTTAAAGCTGGGATTAGAAAAGCTAAAAATGGCGCTCATATGCTTCGCCATACTTTTGCAACTATGCTTTACAAAAAACAAAAAGATTTAGTTTTAGTCCAAGAGGCTTTAGGACATGCTAGTTTAAATACTTCTAGAATTTACACACATTTTAGTAGTGATAAACTAAGACTTGCTGCAAAAGTAGCTGATGATTTATCTAAAATAGAATGA
- a CDS encoding YhdP family protein: MKIISKIAKITLTIVVILAIILSVFFVILKNGINIGNIDRDNIHIERLYIKFDKKLIINAKNLKIKKNLNTNDEKKEFSALDLDKIFSYIVYLNRFFEEINLENVEIGKNNITALFKDNIFYFDTEFLKIDTKIIPKENSYDIAISELSFKDFDLVIAGSGYINLINKLYSFDGFFLTHEINGKLDFSIKNGLLKYEIKSATATSIKNFMDELGFKTGMDQHLKEWIYGKVIAKYYDIKYLNGMIDIINLDYKLNKMNGFAKAYDLNVTFNDKLPSAVVKSADIALENGNLYFDLFEPAYQNKDLNGSKVDILNIMDGTTKIIVDIKTDSLVDNEVLNLLKAYNINLPILQQNGNSKTEVLLHIQAHPHKLDVLANSVLKNSDILISGAKFNIKNLEVLIKNSQIDLNASNISNKELFKASNLKGKIDTKVSKANLTANFEEVFINDIFKRKNFNSDLKLDFSKPTVLLEIPKLNTKIKFDKTNEIEVSNLKDLIQYSKILTDLGFKNGNLAVNTKDFKNYKINIKDTIFDLPLYKKDGSKYDNDEIYINYKNGEIYANTSYLNFKQSKKDMYLDINGLDFELKYDKNASSQTSFPKINISGKNSDIILKDINKTLNLSSFKGNLDNKNIKFDANLVPQGNLTLQITPEILSATGLNLSSQSLNNFLKSKSFEGGEFNIKVFGKSIDEFRGEILMNDTYLTDLVLYQRLLSFLDSIPSLLKLKTPDFNSKGFNVKKGRVIFVKKDSIIYVQAMDFKGSTADIGGVGTINLKTKEIDLDIEVKYLKDASSIIASIPLVNQIILGKDRSISTVVKIRGTLDSPTYSNKVLQDALLSPLNIIKNTLELPFTLFE; the protein is encoded by the coding sequence ATGAAAATTATATCAAAAATAGCAAAAATTACTCTAACGATCGTAGTCATTTTAGCAATAATCCTTTCAGTGTTTTTTGTCATATTAAAAAACGGGATAAATATAGGAAATATCGACCGCGATAATATACATATCGAAAGATTATATATAAAATTTGATAAAAAGCTTATAATAAATGCAAAAAACTTAAAAATTAAAAAAAATTTAAACACAAACGATGAAAAAAAAGAGTTTAGCGCTTTAGATTTAGATAAAATTTTTAGTTATATTGTATATTTAAATAGATTTTTTGAAGAGATTAATTTAGAAAATGTTGAGATTGGAAAAAACAATATAACTGCACTTTTTAAAGACAATATTTTTTATTTTGATACTGAATTTTTAAAAATAGATACAAAAATAATACCTAAAGAAAATAGTTATGATATCGCAATAAGCGAGCTTTCTTTTAAAGATTTTGATTTGGTTATAGCAGGAAGCGGATATATAAATTTAATAAATAAACTATATAGTTTTGATGGATTTTTTTTAACACATGAAATAAATGGAAAGCTTGATTTTAGTATAAAAAATGGACTTTTAAAATATGAAATAAAAAGTGCAACCGCAACTAGTATTAAAAATTTTATGGATGAGCTTGGTTTTAAAACTGGGATGGATCAACATTTAAAAGAGTGGATTTATGGAAAAGTAATAGCGAAGTATTACGATATTAAATATCTAAATGGGATGATTGATATAATAAATTTGGACTATAAACTAAATAAAATGAATGGTTTTGCAAAGGCTTATGATCTAAATGTAACATTTAATGATAAACTTCCAAGTGCTGTTGTAAAAAGCGCTGATATAGCACTTGAAAATGGAAATCTATATTTTGATTTATTTGAGCCTGCTTACCAAAACAAAGATTTAAATGGCTCAAAAGTTGATATTTTAAACATAATGGATGGAACAACAAAAATTATAGTTGATATAAAAACAGATAGTTTGGTTGATAATGAAGTTTTAAATTTATTAAAAGCTTATAATATTAATCTGCCAATTTTACAGCAAAATGGCAATAGCAAAACAGAAGTTTTACTTCATATTCAAGCTCATCCTCACAAACTTGATGTTTTGGCAAATTCGGTTTTAAAAAACAGTGATATTTTAATATCGGGGGCTAAATTTAATATAAAAAATTTAGAAGTTTTAATAAAAAATTCTCAAATTGACCTAAATGCTTCAAATATTTCTAATAAAGAGCTTTTTAAAGCTTCAAATTTAAAAGGTAAAATTGACACAAAAGTCTCAAAAGCTAACCTTACTGCAAATTTTGAAGAGGTATTTATAAATGATATTTTTAAAAGAAAAAATTTTAATTCTGATTTAAAATTAGATTTTTCAAAACCAACAGTTTTACTTGAAATTCCAAAGCTAAATACAAAAATTAAATTCGACAAAACAAATGAAATTGAAGTTAGCAACTTAAAAGACTTGATTCAATATTCTAAAATCCTTACTGATTTAGGTTTTAAAAATGGCAATTTAGCAGTAAATACAAAAGATTTTAAAAACTATAAAATAAATATAAAAGATACTATTTTTGATCTACCTTTATACAAAAAAGATGGAAGTAAATATGATAATGATGAAATTTATATCAATTATAAAAATGGTGAAATTTATGCAAATACAAGTTATTTAAACTTTAAACAAAGCAAAAAAGATATGTATTTAGATATAAACGGGCTTGATTTTGAGTTAAAATATGACAAAAATGCTTCATCGCAAACTAGCTTTCCAAAAATAAATATAAGCGGAAAAAATTCTGATATTATTTTAAAAGATATAAATAAAACTTTAAATTTAAGTAGCTTCAAAGGAAATTTGGACAATAAAAATATAAAATTTGATGCAAATTTAGTTCCACAAGGAAATCTAACTCTTCAAATAACACCTGAAATTTTATCTGCAACTGGTCTTAATCTAAGTTCTCAAAGTTTAAATAATTTTTTGAAATCAAAAAGCTTTGAAGGCGGGGAATTTAATATAAAAGTTTTTGGAAAAAGCATTGATGAGTTTAGAGGTGAAATTTTAATGAATGATACATATTTAACAGATTTAGTTTTATATCAGCGACTTTTATCTTTTTTAGATAGCATTCCATCACTGTTAAAGTTAAAAACACCAGATTTTAATAGCAAAGGTTTTAATGTAAAAAAAGGCAGAGTTATTTTTGTAAAAAAAGATAGTATTATTTATGTGCAAGCTATGGATTTTAAAGGTTCAACTGCCGATATAGGCGGAGTTGGAACAATAAATTTAAAAACAAAAGAAATTGATTTAGATATTGAGGTAAAATACTTAAAAGATGCAAGTTCAATTATTGCAAGCATTCCTTTAGTAAATCAAATAATTCTTGGAAAAGATCGTTCTATTTCAACAGTTGTTAAGATAAGAGGAACTCTTGATAGTCCTACTTACTCAAATAAAGTTTTACAAGATGCTCTACTTTCGCCACTTAATATTATTAAAAATACACTCGAGCTTCCTTTTACTTTATTTGAATAA
- the mltG gene encoding endolytic transglycosylase MltG — translation MTTIVRVIFAIFDIIFIFILAILTDLTAKTSFKGEIFIPKGSATKIISNLSHQNLNVTKFDPKILEFIGTVKSGYLDLGDKNLTKIDLFYKLTTAKPVMSDIIIIPGETTVVFLEEIAKKENLDFNKLELEYNKTTPFYEGFLIPETYHLAKGYDEKELISVLVKNSLKIHKNLINNYEKEHYKTIESDEWKNILAKASVIQKEAANKDEMKIVSSVIDNRLDKGMRLQMDGTLNYGKFSHIKITPDRIRNDESKFNTYLNDGLPPIVCMVSIEAIDAAINPVKTEYLYFMRDKRTNKHIFTKTHSQHLKQVNIQRNLK, via the coding sequence ATGACTACGATCGTTAGAGTAATTTTTGCTATTTTTGATATAATTTTCATCTTTATCCTTGCTATTTTGACAGATTTAACAGCCAAAACCTCCTTTAAAGGTGAAATTTTTATCCCAAAAGGAAGTGCTACCAAAATTATATCAAATCTATCACATCAAAATTTAAATGTAACTAAATTTGATCCTAAAATTTTAGAATTTATTGGAACTGTAAAAAGCGGATATTTAGACCTTGGAGATAAAAATTTAACCAAAATCGATCTTTTTTATAAGTTAACTACCGCAAAGCCTGTTATGAGTGATATCATAATAATACCAGGCGAAACAACTGTAGTTTTTTTAGAAGAAATCGCAAAAAAAGAAAATCTTGATTTTAATAAATTAGAACTTGAATATAATAAAACTACCCCGTTTTATGAGGGTTTTTTAATTCCTGAAACATATCATCTAGCAAAAGGTTATGATGAAAAAGAGTTAATTTCAGTTTTAGTTAAAAACTCACTTAAAATACACAAAAATTTAATTAATAATTATGAAAAAGAGCATTATAAAACCATAGAATCCGATGAATGGAAAAATATATTGGCAAAAGCTTCGGTTATACAAAAAGAAGCAGCAAATAAAGATGAGATGAAAATAGTTAGTTCAGTTATTGATAACCGCCTTGATAAAGGTATGAGGCTTCAAATGGACGGAACTCTTAATTATGGTAAATTTTCACATATAAAAATCACGCCTGATAGGATAAGAAATGATGAGAGTAAATTTAATACTTACTTGAATGACGGGCTTCCACCAATTGTTTGCATGGTTAGCATTGAAGCAATTGATGCAGCTATAAATCCGGTAAAAACTGAATATTTATATTTTATGCGTGATAAAAGAACTAATAAACATATTTTTACAAAAACACATAGCCAGCATTTAAAACAAGTTAATATACAAAGAAATCTAAAGTAA
- a CDS encoding NADP-dependent isocitrate dehydrogenase codes for MSDIVYTYTDEAPALATFSLYPIIKNFLSKAGVSIEMVDISLAGRVLAAFSNELNLNISDDLNFLGKLTEDKNANIIKLPNISASIPQLNACIKELQEKGFNVPNFVNEPKNDGEKTIKEKYLKVLGSAVNPVLRQGNSIRTAAKAVKNYAKTHPHNNGIWNKNVKTEIFYMDKGDFYSNEKSTVFKNNTTLTIKFTADNKKEKILKNDLRISKNEVVDATFMSAKELDKFIEKSLDYALQNDLLYSVHLKATMMKVSDPVIFGHFVKEFFKVVFNEYGFEFERLGINENNGLKDLFEKLENSKLKDEILSKFDEICKTRPNLAMVDSDKGVTNLHIPSDVIIDASIPAMLRNSGKMWDKNGELKECLAVIPDKTYAVVYESMLNDLKKNGSLNPSIIGSVTNVGLMAKKAEEYGSHDKTFIIEEDGKIEVFDENKKYFEFKVQKGDIFRMTSVKDEAIKNWIKIALDLAKEKGVVPIFWLDENRAHDKNLIKTVKHELKNDEVYEILAPKDALLKTNEIIRSSKDAVAVTGNVLRDYLTDLYPILELGTSAKMLSIVPLLNGGGMFETGAGGSAPKHAEQLINENHLRWDSLGEFMALAQSLKYLDKPTAKILGAALDDAICKFLENDKSPKRKVGEPDTRNSHFYLALYFADELLKTDLKKEFENLAKELKENEKIINNELLRVQGKCVDLGGYYKFDPKKAEEILRPSKTLNKIIG; via the coding sequence ATGAGTGATATTGTTTATACCTATACTGATGAAGCACCAGCTTTAGCAACTTTTTCACTATACCCAATAATTAAAAATTTTTTAAGTAAAGCAGGTGTTAGCATAGAAATGGTTGACATTTCTCTTGCAGGGCGAGTTCTAGCAGCTTTTAGCAATGAGTTAAATTTAAATATTAGTGATGATTTAAATTTTTTAGGAAAATTAACAGAAGATAAAAACGCAAATATTATAAAACTTCCAAATATTTCAGCCTCTATTCCACAACTTAATGCTTGTATAAAAGAGCTTCAAGAAAAAGGTTTTAATGTTCCAAATTTTGTAAATGAGCCAAAAAACGATGGAGAAAAAACTATAAAAGAAAAATATTTAAAAGTTTTAGGAAGCGCTGTAAATCCTGTTTTAAGACAAGGAAATAGCATAAGAACAGCTGCAAAAGCAGTAAAAAACTATGCTAAAACTCATCCGCATAATAATGGCATTTGGAATAAAAATGTAAAAACTGAAATTTTTTATATGGATAAAGGAGATTTTTACTCAAATGAAAAATCTACTGTATTTAAAAATAATACAACTTTAACCATTAAATTTACAGCCGATAACAAAAAAGAAAAAATTTTAAAAAATGATTTAAGAATTTCAAAAAATGAAGTAGTTGATGCAACTTTTATGAGTGCAAAAGAACTTGATAAATTTATTGAAAAAAGTTTAGATTATGCTCTACAAAACGATCTTTTATATTCAGTTCATTTAAAAGCTACAATGATGAAAGTAAGTGATCCAGTGATTTTTGGACATTTTGTAAAGGAGTTTTTTAAAGTAGTTTTTAATGAGTATGGATTTGAGTTTGAAAGACTTGGAATAAATGAAAACAACGGACTAAAAGATCTATTTGAAAAACTTGAAAACTCCAAACTAAAAGATGAAATTTTATCTAAATTTGATGAAATTTGTAAAACTAGACCAAATTTGGCAATGGTTGATAGCGATAAAGGAGTTACAAATTTACATATTCCAAGCGATGTTATAATTGATGCATCAATTCCTGCAATGTTGCGAAATAGCGGTAAAATGTGGGATAAAAATGGTGAGTTAAAAGAGTGCTTGGCTGTAATTCCTGATAAAACTTATGCTGTGGTTTATGAAAGCATGCTAAATGACTTAAAGAAAAATGGTTCACTTAATCCAAGCATTATAGGAAGTGTTACAAATGTTGGTTTAATGGCTAAAAAAGCTGAAGAGTATGGAAGTCATGATAAAACTTTTATTATAGAAGAAGATGGAAAAATAGAAGTTTTTGATGAAAACAAGAAATATTTTGAGTTTAAAGTTCAAAAAGGTGATATTTTTAGAATGACTTCGGTTAAAGATGAAGCGATAAAAAACTGGATAAAAATAGCACTTGATTTAGCAAAAGAAAAAGGTGTTGTGCCGATTTTTTGGCTTGATGAAAACAGAGCCCACGATAAAAATTTAATAAAAACCGTAAAGCATGAGCTTAAAAACGATGAAGTTTATGAAATTCTAGCCCCAAAAGATGCACTTTTGAAAACAAATGAGATTATTAGAAGTAGCAAAGATGCAGTAGCTGTAACTGGAAATGTTTTAAGGGATTATTTAACCGATTTATATCCGATCTTAGAACTTGGAACTAGTGCGAAAATGCTCTCAATCGTGCCTCTTTTAAACGGGGGTGGTATGTTTGAAACAGGAGCTGGTGGCTCAGCGCCAAAACACGCAGAGCAACTCATAAACGAAAATCACCTTAGATGGGATAGCTTAGGGGAATTTATGGCTTTGGCGCAGAGTTTAAAATATTTAGATAAACCAACAGCCAAAATACTTGGTGCTGCACTTGATGATGCAATTTGTAAATTTTTAGAAAATGATAAATCTCCAAAAAGAAAAGTAGGAGAGCCTGATACTAGAAATAGTCATTTTTATTTAGCTTTATATTTTGCAGATGAGCTTTTAAAAACTGATTTGAAAAAAGAATTTGAAAATTTAGCAAAAGAGTTAAAAGAAAATGAAAAAATAATAAATAATGAGCTTTTAAGAGTTCAAGGAAAATGTGTTGACTTAGGAGGATATTATAAATTTGACCCTAAAAAAGCTGAAGAAATTTTAAGACCAAGTAAAACTTTAAATAAAATAATAGGATAA
- a CDS encoding lactate/malate family dehydrogenase — translation MKVGIIGAGNIGSNIASLLISQDLASEILLIDINEKLALGKMLDLSTLNVILDKNIKINSTLDYSKLKDFDIVVITAGITRKEGQSREELAKINASIVGETSKKIAEFSPNAIIIIVTNPLDLMVYACYKNSCFNKNKIIGMAGELDSARAKLNLAKLKNISPISAKINVFGMHNDEMIIQTSQDLTKDEFQTIKDETINAGANITKLLGTSAYYAPAAAVVKMVKAIKNGGNIIASVLDDNEISFGKEIKLSKKGIEKIVENEVYKSVDTSNFIKLKKNL, via the coding sequence ATGAAAGTAGGAATAATCGGAGCTGGGAATATCGGCTCAAATATAGCTTCTTTATTAATTTCTCAAGATTTAGCAAGTGAAATTTTGCTAATTGATATAAATGAAAAACTTGCCCTTGGCAAAATGCTTGATTTAAGTACTTTAAATGTGATTTTAGATAAAAATATCAAAATAAACTCTACACTTGATTATAGTAAATTAAAAGATTTTGATATCGTTGTTATAACAGCTGGAATTACTAGAAAAGAAGGACAAAGCAGGGAAGAGTTGGCTAAAATAAACGCCTCAATAGTAGGGGAAACTTCAAAAAAGATAGCCGAGTTTTCTCCAAATGCCATTATTATAATTGTTACAAATCCACTTGATTTAATGGTTTATGCATGTTATAAAAATAGCTGCTTTAATAAAAATAAAATCATAGGAATGGCAGGAGAGCTAGATAGTGCAAGAGCAAAATTAAATTTAGCAAAGCTTAAAAATATTTCTCCAATCAGTGCAAAAATAAATGTTTTTGGAATGCATAATGATGAGATGATAATTCAAACTAGCCAAGATTTGACAAAAGATGAATTTCAAACCATAAAAGATGAAACGATAAATGCTGGAGCAAATATAACAAAACTATTAGGCACATCTGCATATTATGCACCAGCAGCAGCTGTTGTTAAGATGGTCAAAGCTATTAAAAATGGAGGGAATATTATTGCCTCTGTTTTGGATGATAATGAGATAAGCTTTGGAAAAGAGATAAAACTCAGTAAAAAAGGTATTGAGAAAATAGTCGAAAATGAAGTTTATAAAAGTGTTGATACTTCAAATTTTATAAAATTAAAAAAGAATTTATAA
- the sucC gene encoding ADP-forming succinate--CoA ligase subunit beta → MNIHEYQAKALCKEFGIKTADGLLALTSLEAVNNAKKLGGEIWAIKAQIHAGGRGLGGGVKIAKSLDEVEKFSKDMIKMTLITPQTGKNGKVVNKIYIEKGCKIKKEFYLSLSFNRDSQKLCLIASSSGGMSIEEISSSNPELIKAIFIDPQIGLMDFHILEISSFLGFDKDKYTKFHDILTKIYDLYMQKDAVLIETNPLILDEDDEFLVLDAKMSFDDSALFRHPEILALRDLDEEDNAEIEAKKHSLSYVKLDGNIGCMVNGAGLAMGTMDAINFAGGKPANFLDVGGLASSHTVAKAFEIILKDEFVKVIFINIFGGIVRCDRIANGIIEAINLINPKIPIVIRLDGTNAKEAEDILKKANILNLIPVKNLEDGAILSVKLSKEFNKDIK, encoded by the coding sequence ATGAATATCCATGAGTATCAAGCAAAAGCACTTTGCAAAGAATTTGGTATAAAAACAGCCGATGGATTACTTGCATTAACAAGTTTAGAAGCGGTTAATAATGCTAAAAAACTAGGTGGTGAAATTTGGGCTATAAAAGCTCAAATTCATGCAGGTGGAAGAGGGCTTGGAGGCGGAGTTAAAATAGCTAAAAGCTTAGATGAAGTTGAGAAATTTTCAAAAGATATGATTAAAATGACACTAATCACTCCACAAACTGGAAAAAATGGCAAAGTTGTAAATAAAATATATATTGAAAAGGGCTGTAAAATAAAAAAAGAGTTTTATTTAAGCCTTTCGTTTAATCGTGATTCTCAAAAACTTTGTTTAATAGCAAGTTCAAGTGGTGGAATGAGTATAGAAGAGATATCAAGCTCAAACCCAGAGCTTATCAAGGCTATTTTTATTGATCCACAAATTGGTCTTATGGATTTTCATATTTTAGAGATTTCATCATTTTTAGGTTTCGATAAGGATAAATATACCAAATTTCATGATATTTTAACTAAAATTTATGATCTTTATATGCAAAAAGATGCTGTTTTGATAGAAACAAATCCATTAATCCTAGATGAAGATGATGAATTTCTAGTGCTTGATGCAAAAATGAGCTTTGATGATAGTGCACTTTTTAGACATCCTGAAATTTTAGCTTTAAGGGATTTAGATGAAGAGGATAATGCTGAGATAGAAGCTAAAAAACACTCTTTAAGTTATGTAAAACTAGATGGCAATATAGGATGTATGGTAAATGGTGCAGGTTTAGCTATGGGGACAATGGATGCTATTAATTTTGCTGGCGGAAAACCTGCAAATTTTTTAGATGTTGGAGGACTTGCAAGCTCTCATACTGTGGCAAAAGCATTTGAAATCATTCTAAAAGATGAGTTTGTAAAGGTGATTTTTATAAATATTTTTGGAGGCATTGTAAGGTGTGATAGGATTGCAAATGGCATAATAGAAGCAATAAATTTAATAAATCCTAAAATTCCAATTGTTATAAGACTTGATGGAACAAATGCAAAAGAAGCAGAGGATATTTTAAAAAAAGCAAATATTTTAAATTTAATTCCTGTAAAAAATTTAGAAGATGGTGCTATTTTGTCTGTAAAACTTTCAAAAGAGTTTAACAAGGATATCAAATGA